In one window of uncultured Acetobacteroides sp. DNA:
- a CDS encoding V-type ATP synthase subunit B, with protein sequence METTAFKKIYTKIENITKATVTLRADGVMNEELAQVGEKLAQVVKISGNLVTLQVFSGTEGIATDTEVVFFGHAPKLTVSDDLAGRFFNAFGKPIYGGPEVQGEEREIGGPSVNPFRRKQPSELIATGIAGIDLNNTLVSGQKIPFFADPDQPFNQVMAMVALRAKADKIILGGMGLSNDDFLFFKNVFDNAGALDRIISFVNTTEQPPVERLLIPDMALTAAEYFAVDKGEKVLVLLTDMTLYADALAIVSNRMDQIPSKDSMPGSLYSDLAKIYEKAVQLPNGGSITIIAVTTLSGGDITHAIPDNTGYITEGQLFLRTDSDTGKVIIDPFRSLSRLKQLVIGKKTREDHPQVMNAAVRLYADAANAKTKLENGFDLTDYDERTLKFAHDYSKFLLAIDVNIDATKMLDTAWDLFAKYFNQTEVAIKQEFVEKYWPKNLFN encoded by the coding sequence ATGGAGACTACTGCTTTTAAGAAGATCTATACAAAGATTGAAAATATCACCAAAGCTACCGTTACCCTTCGTGCTGATGGAGTGATGAACGAGGAACTCGCTCAGGTTGGCGAAAAGCTTGCTCAGGTGGTGAAAATTAGCGGGAACCTAGTTACGCTTCAGGTCTTTTCTGGAACTGAAGGTATTGCAACCGACACCGAAGTGGTTTTCTTTGGTCACGCACCAAAGCTTACTGTAAGCGACGATCTTGCTGGTCGATTTTTCAATGCATTCGGTAAGCCAATTTATGGTGGTCCTGAAGTCCAGGGTGAAGAGCGCGAAATTGGTGGACCTTCGGTTAACCCTTTTCGCCGTAAGCAACCATCGGAGCTTATTGCTACTGGTATAGCAGGTATCGACCTTAACAACACCCTTGTATCGGGGCAAAAGATTCCATTCTTTGCCGACCCCGACCAGCCATTCAACCAGGTTATGGCAATGGTGGCACTTCGTGCAAAGGCAGACAAGATTATCCTTGGAGGTATGGGATTGTCGAACGACGACTTCCTATTCTTCAAAAATGTATTCGATAACGCAGGTGCGCTCGATCGTATTATCTCTTTTGTAAATACAACAGAGCAACCACCAGTAGAGCGTCTGCTTATTCCAGATATGGCGCTTACAGCTGCCGAATACTTTGCTGTAGATAAGGGGGAAAAGGTGCTCGTTCTGCTTACTGATATGACCCTTTACGCTGATGCTCTTGCCATCGTATCGAACCGTATGGACCAAATCCCTTCTAAGGACTCTATGCCAGGTTCGCTATACTCCGATTTGGCTAAGATCTACGAAAAGGCTGTACAGCTTCCCAACGGTGGTTCTATAACCATTATTGCTGTTACTACTCTTTCAGGTGGTGATATTACCCACGCTATCCCAGATAACACCGGATATATCACCGAAGGTCAACTTTTCCTACGTACCGATTCGGATACCGGAAAGGTTATCATCGACCCATTCCGAAGCCTATCGCGCTTGAAACAGCTGGTAATCGGAAAGAAGACACGTGAAGACCATCCACAAGTTATGAATGCAGCCGTTCGTCTTTACGCCGATGCGGCTAACGCAAAAACTAAGCTGGAGAATGGTTTCGACCTTACCGACTACGATGAGCGTACGCTTAAGTTTGCCCACGACTACTCTAAGTTCTTACTAGCAATTGACGTAAATATCGATGCTACAAAGATGCTTGATACCGCGTGGGATCTGTTTGCCAAGTACTTTAATCAAACTGAAGTTGCTATTAAGCAAGAGTTTGTTGAAAAATACTGGCCAAAAAACTTATTCAACTAG
- a CDS encoding V-type ATP synthase subunit D yields MGVKYQINKTALNELNKQLRVRKRALPTIKNKESALRLEVKKAKSLADEVEARQTELTGKLQYMSGLWSEFRSELITVDDVKVSLTKIAGVKIPVLKEVIFTVHDFNLFSSPFWVVDGIQILKELTTLGIEREFYLEKMRLLDRARKKTTQKVNLYEKVQIPDYESAIQKIKRFLEDEENLSKSAQKIVKKRYEEVAE; encoded by the coding sequence ATGGGAGTTAAGTATCAAATAAATAAAACAGCGCTGAACGAACTGAATAAGCAGCTTCGTGTCAGAAAGCGTGCGCTCCCAACCATTAAGAATAAGGAATCGGCGCTGCGCCTCGAAGTAAAAAAGGCTAAGAGTTTAGCTGATGAGGTAGAGGCAAGGCAAACAGAACTTACAGGAAAACTTCAGTATATGAGTGGTTTGTGGTCTGAATTTAGATCTGAACTCATTACTGTAGACGATGTAAAAGTATCGCTAACTAAGATTGCGGGGGTAAAAATCCCAGTTCTTAAGGAGGTAATATTTACAGTTCACGATTTCAATCTTTTTAGCAGTCCATTTTGGGTAGTAGACGGTATCCAAATCCTAAAAGAACTCACTACTTTAGGGATAGAACGAGAGTTCTACCTTGAGAAAATGCGTCTTTTAGATCGTGCTCGTAAGAAAACAACCCAAAAGGTTAACCTTTACGAGAAGGTACAAATACCCGATTACGAGTCTGCTATACAAAAGATTAAACGATTCTTAGAGGATGAGGAAAACCTTTCTAAGTCGGCGCAAAAGATTGTGAAAAAACGATACGAGGAGGTGGCAGAATGA